In one window of Balnearium lithotrophicum DNA:
- a CDS encoding cyclic-phosphate processing receiver domain-containing protein, with protein sequence MKVYLDDWRNSPSSDYILVRRVDKLKEIVKKYGREIEVLDLDNYLEEYSKFGGNGIDFIRWLEEAVYTGEVELKPNVKIVSHSSDPYMRRLIEEIGENIKAYLRSRR encoded by the coding sequence TTGAAAGTCTACTTAGATGACTGGAGAAATTCTCCATCATCAGATTATATACTGGTTAGGAGAGTGGACAAGCTCAAGGAAATTGTTAAGAAGTACGGAAGGGAGATAGAGGTTCTTGACCTTGATAACTACTTAGAGGAGTACTCCAAGTTTGGAGGGAACGGAATAGACTTTATCAGGTGGTTGGAGGAAGCAGTCTATACGGGGGAAGTTGAACTCAAACCTAATGTTAAAATAGTTTCCCACTCCTCAGACCCCTACATGAGGCGCTTGATTGAGGAGATTGGAGAAAACATAAAAGCATATTTAAGGAGTAGGAGATGA
- the gatC gene encoding Asp-tRNA(Asn)/Glu-tRNA(Gln) amidotransferase subunit GatC, translating into MKLSREEVLHIAKLARIELREEEIEKFREQLSEILDFVEKLNELNTEGIDPKFSVIPPENVLREDVPGISLPREKTFMNAPETDGEYFIVPKVVKK; encoded by the coding sequence ATGAAGCTGAGCCGTGAGGAAGTTCTACACATTGCAAAACTTGCAAGGATAGAGTTAAGGGAAGAGGAGATTGAAAAGTTCAGAGAACAGCTCTCAGAAATTTTAGACTTTGTGGAAAAGCTGAACGAACTTAACACAGAGGGAATAGACCCCAAATTCTCGGTTATTCCACCCGAGAATGTTCTGAGAGAGGACGTTCCTGGAATTAGCCTTCCAAGGGAGAAGACCTTTATGAACGCTCCAGAGACAGACGGTGAGTACTTTATAGTTCCGAAAGTAGTTAAAAAATAG
- a CDS encoding FmdB family zinc ribbon protein, with the protein MPIYEFKCQECGEEFEKFVISASQVGQVKCPKCGSEKVVKKISACAIGGSDSGSSSACTSFG; encoded by the coding sequence ATGCCGATTTACGAGTTTAAGTGCCAGGAGTGTGGAGAGGAGTTTGAAAAGTTTGTAATTTCAGCTTCTCAGGTTGGTCAGGTAAAGTGTCCAAAGTGTGGAAGCGAAAAGGTTGTTAAGAAAATTTCCGCCTGTGCAATTGGAGGAAGCGATTCAGGTTCATCCAGTGCCTGTACATCCTTTGGCTGA
- the trmD gene encoding tRNA (guanosine(37)-N1)-methyltransferase TrmD — MRIDVLTVLPGLFDCFLREGVIGRAVKSGKVNVNVVNIRDYALDKHRVVDDVPYGGGPGMVLKPEPIFRAYDELTKEGEKPLVILTEPWGEVFNQDMALELSKKGRLMIICGRYEGVDERVKSIVDREVSIGDYVLTGGELPAMVIMDAVIRLIPGVLGNRESLSADSFMDRGLLGYPNYTRPSEFRGMRVPDVLLSGHHRRIELWRKEQSLKRTLDRKPELIDKLMREGKLSKEEIEIIKKLKGQKNED; from the coding sequence TTGAGAATAGACGTTCTTACTGTTCTTCCCGGCCTCTTTGACTGTTTTTTGAGGGAAGGGGTTATCGGTAGGGCTGTAAAGTCCGGAAAGGTTAACGTTAACGTAGTTAACATTCGGGACTATGCACTTGACAAACACCGGGTTGTTGATGACGTTCCTTACGGTGGTGGCCCTGGAATGGTTCTTAAGCCAGAGCCAATCTTTAGAGCTTACGATGAACTAACGAAGGAAGGGGAAAAGCCCTTAGTCATTCTAACAGAACCCTGGGGTGAGGTTTTCAACCAGGATATGGCCTTGGAGCTCTCTAAAAAGGGAAGGCTAATGATAATATGTGGAAGGTACGAGGGAGTTGATGAGAGGGTTAAGTCTATTGTTGACAGGGAAGTCTCAATAGGGGATTACGTTCTGACGGGAGGGGAACTTCCAGCAATGGTGATAATGGATGCCGTAATCAGACTGATTCCAGGGGTTTTGGGAAATAGGGAGAGCTTAAGTGCAGATTCATTCATGGATAGAGGGCTTCTTGGATATCCGAACTACACCCGTCCTTCAGAGTTTAGGGGAATGAGGGTTCCCGACGTTTTGCTCTCAGGCCACCATAGGAGGATAGAGCTGTGGAGAAAGGAACAGAGTCTAAAGAGGACCCTTGATAGGAAACCGGAACTGATAGACAAACTCATGAGGGAAGGAAAGCTCTCAAAGGAAGAGATAGAGATTATTAAAAAACTTAAGGGGCAGAAGAATGAAGATTGA
- the pelF gene encoding GT4 family glycosyltransferase PelF: MVVLDRNKKIDILFINEGTYPMVRGGVADWISQLILGNPDINFGVIFIGSSEDDYEGIRYDLPENLVFLDINYLFEEANLPKSKELQGSDEVYKLKHFLSVKKNIPEELKTLQFYTEKVTLEKFLYGRKTWYFLEDIYLENNLELPFIEFFWTVRNLFLPLWKVASIAEDFVRRKKSLRLIHSPSTGYAGFMSSLLKKELNVPFLLTEHGIYVKERKIDILNSDIFRSKDIFSTNPFGIDPLKVLWINFFINLGKISYGCADKITSLYEDARKVQISLGAPSEKTEVIPNGIKIEKFNVVLKMASPKPVVALIGRVVPIKDVKTFIKAVKLLNTKIDVKGWVVGPTDEDPEYYQECLNLVEILGLEGNLEFLGFQNVVDVLKEVGVSTLTSISEGMPLVVLESLAGGIPFVATDVGACRQLIYGGLDEEDVKLGKAGIVVPVASPFETARAYERLLTDRAFWTNCSRVGRKRVEYYYSFDKFLLNYKRLYSSLMGTEWQEYPLN, encoded by the coding sequence ATGGTAGTGCTTGATAGGAACAAAAAAATTGACATTTTATTTATTAATGAAGGAACTTATCCCATGGTCCGGGGAGGGGTAGCAGATTGGATTTCTCAACTGATACTGGGAAATCCAGATATAAACTTTGGTGTAATCTTTATTGGTTCGAGTGAAGACGATTACGAAGGAATTCGTTATGACCTTCCGGAGAATTTAGTTTTTTTGGATATAAACTATCTTTTTGAAGAAGCAAATTTGCCTAAATCTAAGGAACTGCAGGGAAGTGATGAGGTATATAAATTAAAACATTTTCTATCTGTGAAAAAAAACATACCTGAAGAGTTAAAAACTCTTCAGTTTTATACTGAAAAAGTAACTTTGGAAAAGTTCTTATATGGAAGAAAAACTTGGTATTTTCTTGAAGATATTTATTTGGAAAATAATTTAGAACTTCCCTTCATAGAGTTTTTCTGGACCGTAAGGAATCTCTTTTTACCTCTGTGGAAAGTAGCTTCTATAGCTGAAGACTTTGTAAGGAGAAAAAAAAGTCTAAGACTTATTCATTCTCCGTCTACAGGATACGCAGGATTCATGTCTTCCCTACTGAAGAAGGAATTGAATGTTCCATTCTTATTAACAGAGCATGGCATATATGTTAAGGAAAGAAAGATAGATATCCTGAACAGTGATATATTCAGGAGTAAGGATATTTTTTCTACAAATCCCTTTGGTATCGACCCCTTGAAAGTTCTTTGGATTAACTTTTTTATCAACTTAGGCAAGATTTCCTATGGTTGTGCAGATAAAATTACTTCGTTGTACGAGGATGCGAGAAAAGTTCAGATATCTCTTGGAGCTCCATCTGAAAAAACAGAAGTAATCCCAAATGGCATTAAAATAGAAAAGTTTAATGTTGTTTTAAAAATGGCTTCGCCAAAACCCGTAGTGGCTTTAATTGGAAGGGTAGTTCCAATAAAGGATGTAAAGACCTTTATAAAAGCAGTAAAACTGTTGAATACTAAAATTGATGTGAAAGGTTGGGTTGTAGGACCTACAGATGAAGACCCTGAGTATTACCAGGAGTGCTTAAACTTGGTAGAGATTTTAGGATTGGAGGGAAATTTAGAGTTCCTTGGGTTTCAAAACGTTGTAGATGTATTGAAAGAAGTTGGAGTTTCTACGCTAACGTCTATTAGTGAAGGAATGCCTCTCGTAGTTCTCGAGTCGTTGGCTGGAGGTATTCCGTTCGTAGCTACAGATGTAGGGGCGTGTAGGCAGCTAATTTATGGTGGTTTAGATGAAGAAGATGTTAAGTTAGGAAAGGCTGGTATTGTTGTTCCTGTTGCCAGTCCTTTTGAAACTGCAAGAGCTTACGAAAGACTTCTAACAGATAGGGCTTTTTGGACAAATTGCAGTAGAGTAGGAAGAAAGAGAGTGGAGTACTATTACAGTTTTGATAAATTTTTACTTAACTATAAACGGCTTTACTCTTCACTAATGGGTACGGAATGGCAGGAATATCCTTTGAATTAA
- a CDS encoding PelD GGDEF domain-containing protein, translating into MKFKFLEKEIITEKILSIVIIEVLIFVAFLFVVGYFFNPNDILFLNSVISPVLLILIVFTLYYGFTIGIFFLILLSLSALFLYSTYPLSVILWYLIIVIIGGEFRFYWNRKIEEAEAVKIYYSEQVDTLRKNLYLLKLSHDQLENIYISRPLSIRRILEDLKENLLKSSATEEKLIRFFLSLLSQNFQVFRAAVYELSKDNRLLSTYKLGNASDFSLEDPLIEKALSEEENFILTPKDAEDKIGTSVVALVETIGDRKYLLSIQDIDFSNLSEEIIHYIYVIFSYIIEDLFYGRELREEEVKICSFDFMKEYKKAYNLYKKFGTQSTVVLMKLLSNYSDEIYEKLKENLRTLDVPCRIENNYVAILLPLTGRAGAKSFSNRIRKIFEKEVLILEIFNVDSDLKSMYEKIKYFISNREK; encoded by the coding sequence ATGAAGTTTAAGTTTCTTGAGAAGGAAATAATTACAGAAAAGATTTTAAGTATAGTAATTATAGAGGTTTTAATTTTTGTTGCATTCCTTTTTGTAGTTGGCTACTTCTTCAATCCAAATGATATCCTTTTTTTAAATTCTGTAATTTCTCCTGTTTTATTAATTCTAATAGTTTTTACTCTATATTACGGATTTACTATAGGTATTTTCTTTCTAATTCTTCTATCATTATCCGCTCTATTTTTGTACAGTACCTATCCATTAAGTGTTATACTCTGGTATCTCATTATTGTCATTATTGGTGGAGAATTTCGATTCTACTGGAATAGAAAAATTGAGGAAGCTGAAGCTGTTAAAATTTACTACAGTGAACAGGTGGATACGTTAAGAAAAAATTTGTATTTACTAAAGCTATCCCATGACCAACTTGAAAACATTTATATATCTAGGCCTTTAAGTATTAGAAGAATTTTGGAGGATTTAAAGGAGAATCTCTTAAAGAGCTCTGCTACGGAAGAAAAGTTAATTAGATTTTTTCTGTCTCTGTTATCCCAGAACTTTCAAGTTTTTAGAGCTGCAGTCTATGAGCTTTCAAAGGACAATCGATTGCTAAGTACCTATAAACTTGGAAATGCCTCCGATTTTTCGTTGGAGGATCCACTCATTGAAAAAGCTTTGAGTGAAGAGGAGAATTTTATTCTGACTCCGAAGGATGCAGAGGACAAAATTGGAACTTCAGTAGTAGCTCTTGTAGAAACTATTGGTGATAGAAAGTATCTCCTTTCCATTCAGGATATTGACTTCAGTAATCTGTCTGAGGAGATAATTCACTATATATACGTTATTTTTTCCTACATAATTGAGGACCTTTTCTACGGAAGAGAACTAAGAGAAGAGGAAGTAAAAATCTGCTCCTTTGACTTTATGAAAGAATACAAAAAAGCGTACAACCTTTACAAGAAGTTTGGGACACAGTCTACTGTTGTTCTTATGAAATTACTTTCTAATTATTCAGATGAAATTTATGAAAAGCTAAAGGAAAATTTGAGAACTCTCGATGTCCCTTGTCGAATTGAAAATAACTATGTAGCAATTCTATTGCCTTTAACCGGAAGAGCAGGAGCAAAATCATTTTCTAATAGGATTAGAAAGATTTTTGAAAAGGAAGTTTTAATTCTTGAAATTTTCAATGTCGATTCCGACTTAAAGTCAATGTATGAAAAAATAAAATATTTTATTTCGAATAGAGAGAAATGA
- the gatA gene encoding Asp-tRNA(Asn)/Glu-tRNA(Gln) amidotransferase subunit GatA: MEILNRSLRELHALIKKKEVKPSEIVERVLERIEETEPKLNAYITVTDEKARRKAKVADEELTRLSEDEVPELFGIPISIKDNINVENVRMTCASKILENFVSPYDATVVKRLRERGAIFVGKNNLDEFAMGSSTETSYFGPTRNPWDLERVPGGSSGGSAAAVAARSALASLGSDTGGSIRQPAAFCGVVGLKPTYGRVSRYGLTAFASSLDQIGPITKSVEDAAYLLNVISGQDSKDATSAKVPVPNFLEALNGEVKGLKAGVPKEYFIEGIDPQVKESVLNAIKLLEKLGVEVREVSLPNTKYAVETYYIIAPAEASSNLGRYDGVRYTFRAENYKDLIDMYCKTRAEGFGDEVKRRIMIGTYTLSAGYYDAYYLRAQKVRTLIYQGFQNAFSEVDFLVTPVTPETAFKIGEKTDDPIKMYLSDIFTIAVNLAGLPAISLPCGFDDKGLPIGVQLIGKAFDEGTILKVANVLEKELKINKLPNVQ, translated from the coding sequence ATGGAAATTTTGAATAGGAGTTTGAGGGAGCTCCACGCTCTAATTAAGAAAAAGGAAGTAAAGCCTTCTGAAATTGTCGAAAGGGTTTTGGAAAGGATAGAAGAGACTGAACCGAAGCTCAATGCCTACATCACCGTAACCGACGAAAAGGCAAGAAGGAAGGCAAAAGTTGCCGATGAGGAGTTAACAAGGCTTTCTGAGGATGAGGTTCCTGAGCTTTTTGGAATTCCCATCTCGATAAAGGACAACATAAACGTAGAAAATGTGAGGATGACCTGCGCCTCAAAAATCTTAGAAAACTTTGTATCTCCCTACGATGCAACAGTAGTAAAAAGGCTTAGGGAGAGGGGAGCAATCTTTGTAGGTAAGAACAACTTGGACGAGTTTGCAATGGGCTCATCGACAGAGACCTCATACTTTGGACCGACGAGAAACCCGTGGGATTTGGAGAGGGTTCCCGGAGGCTCATCGGGAGGTTCCGCTGCAGCAGTTGCAGCCCGCTCTGCACTTGCCTCGTTAGGTTCTGATACCGGAGGTTCAATAAGACAGCCTGCTGCTTTCTGTGGAGTTGTAGGTTTAAAGCCAACCTACGGAAGGGTTTCCCGTTACGGACTAACTGCTTTTGCCTCCTCCTTAGACCAGATAGGCCCTATAACGAAAAGTGTTGAGGATGCAGCCTACCTCCTCAACGTAATTTCTGGGCAGGACTCCAAGGACGCTACAAGTGCAAAGGTTCCAGTTCCAAACTTTTTGGAGGCCTTGAACGGGGAAGTAAAGGGCTTAAAGGCCGGAGTTCCTAAGGAGTATTTCATAGAGGGAATAGACCCACAGGTTAAGGAAAGTGTTTTAAATGCCATAAAGCTCTTGGAGAAATTGGGCGTTGAAGTTAGAGAGGTTTCCCTTCCGAATACAAAGTATGCAGTTGAGACGTACTACATAATAGCTCCTGCCGAGGCTTCCTCAAACCTTGGAAGGTACGACGGAGTTAGATACACGTTTAGAGCTGAGAACTACAAGGATTTAATCGATATGTACTGTAAGACAAGGGCTGAAGGGTTTGGGGATGAGGTTAAAAGGCGCATTATGATTGGAACCTACACTTTGAGTGCAGGATACTACGATGCTTACTACCTAAGGGCCCAGAAGGTCAGAACGCTCATTTATCAGGGATTCCAAAATGCTTTCAGTGAAGTGGATTTTCTCGTAACCCCTGTAACGCCGGAAACTGCGTTTAAAATCGGAGAAAAAACTGACGACCCGATAAAGATGTACCTTTCGGACATCTTTACAATTGCTGTAAACCTTGCAGGACTTCCGGCAATCTCCCTCCCTTGCGGATTTGACGATAAGGGGCTTCCAATTGGGGTTCAACTGATAGGAAAGGCTTTTGACGAAGGGACAATTCTAAAGGTTGCAAACGTTTTAGAAAAGGAGCTGAAGATTAACAAATTACCTAACGTACAATAA
- the pheA gene encoding prephenate dehydratase: MENLSELREEIDRIDREILTLLNRRAKIAQKVGEIKREKGLPFYVPGREAKILSKLEELNQGPLPPESIRAIFREVISACRALEEPTKVAFLGPQATFTHLAALKHFGTSSDLRPKDSIDDVFNEVEKGRVDYGVVPIENSIEGIVNYTIDMFLETDLKISGEVFVPVNLHLMSKEGSLDRIKKVYSHRHAIAQSRKWLSENLPYVEVEEVSSTARAAEIASREPGSAAIASEAAALLYDLNILAKNIQELSKNFTRFLIIGKSDSEFPSGRDKTSVMFSTRHEAGALFKALQPFAVYDVNLSKIESRPTKKKPWEYVFFVDIEGHRKEERVSKALSELERGCSFFKILGSYPTGFKE, from the coding sequence ATGGAAAATCTCTCAGAGCTCCGAGAAGAAATAGACAGGATAGACAGGGAAATTCTAACCCTTTTAAACAGGAGAGCAAAAATTGCCCAAAAGGTTGGGGAGATAAAGAGGGAAAAGGGACTTCCCTTTTACGTTCCTGGGAGAGAGGCTAAGATACTTTCAAAGTTGGAGGAATTAAATCAAGGACCACTTCCTCCAGAGAGCATAAGGGCAATCTTCAGGGAGGTAATATCTGCCTGTAGAGCTCTTGAAGAGCCTACAAAAGTTGCATTTTTGGGTCCACAGGCAACGTTTACCCATCTGGCAGCTCTAAAGCACTTTGGAACCTCATCTGACTTGAGACCTAAGGATTCAATAGACGATGTTTTTAATGAAGTTGAAAAGGGCAGAGTAGACTACGGAGTTGTTCCTATTGAAAACTCCATAGAGGGAATCGTTAACTACACAATAGATATGTTCCTGGAGACCGACTTAAAAATAAGCGGTGAGGTCTTTGTTCCAGTTAACCTCCATCTTATGAGCAAGGAGGGAAGTTTAGACAGAATAAAGAAGGTCTACTCCCACAGGCACGCAATAGCCCAGTCGAGAAAGTGGCTCTCGGAAAACTTACCTTACGTTGAAGTTGAGGAGGTTTCAAGTACGGCAAGGGCTGCGGAGATTGCAAGTAGGGAACCTGGTTCTGCTGCGATAGCAAGTGAAGCTGCTGCTCTCCTTTACGACCTCAACATACTTGCAAAAAACATCCAGGAGCTCTCCAAAAACTTCACGAGGTTCTTAATAATAGGAAAGAGCGATTCAGAATTTCCTTCGGGTAGGGATAAAACCTCCGTTATGTTCAGCACAAGGCACGAGGCAGGAGCTCTCTTTAAGGCACTTCAACCTTTTGCCGTTTACGATGTAAATCTCTCCAAAATAGAGTCAAGGCCTACAAAGAAGAAGCCTTGGGAGTACGTATTCTTTGTCGACATTGAGGGACACAGGAAGGAGGAAAGGGTTTCCAAGGCACTCTCAGAGCTTGAGAGAGGATGTAGCTTTTTCAAGATTTTAGGCTCCTACCCAACAGGATTTAAGGAGTGA
- a CDS encoding MoaD/ThiS family protein: protein MGKILVEIEGKEREVEIKGKKVRVDKLLENMGIYPETAVVVRGKGLLCDDDYVLDGERVKVVVATSKG, encoded by the coding sequence TTGGGAAAAATTTTAGTTGAAATTGAAGGAAAGGAAAGGGAAGTAGAGATAAAAGGAAAAAAGGTAAGGGTGGATAAACTTTTGGAGAATATGGGGATTTATCCTGAGACTGCTGTTGTTGTTAGGGGAAAGGGGCTCCTGTGCGATGACGACTACGTTTTGGATGGGGAAAGGGTAAAGGTAGTTGTAGCAACTTCAAAGGGTTGA
- a CDS encoding NAD-dependent epimerase/dehydratase family protein, with protein MKTTLVTGGAGFIGSHLVEELLKEGRRVVVLDDLSSGKLENLPKSENLEFIEGSITDRKLLREIFSEFKFKTVFHLAAVPSVELSVREPLKTHEVNCNGTIYLLEEAKKRGVDRFIFSSSAAVYGNRPELPKREDHPVEPVTPYGVDKYASERFVVNSYFLYGLKATALRFFNVYGERQDSSSPYSGVISIFIDRFIRFKNGENVTVDVFGDGRQTRDFVYVKDVVRALLLCESSNEAFGEVFNVGTGRETSLLDLIKTLKEITGVSPPVIFKPPRKGDIKRSYADITKLSNLGYKPGYSLNEGLKRTYLWEEKRRGL; from the coding sequence ATGAAAACTACGCTTGTAACAGGAGGAGCAGGTTTTATAGGTTCACATTTAGTTGAGGAGTTACTAAAAGAGGGAAGGAGAGTTGTTGTTTTGGATGACCTGTCGTCTGGAAAGTTAGAAAATCTCCCCAAGTCGGAAAATCTTGAATTCATAGAAGGTTCTATTACCGATAGGAAACTCCTTAGAGAGATTTTCTCGGAATTTAAGTTTAAAACTGTTTTTCACCTTGCTGCAGTTCCGTCTGTAGAACTTTCCGTTAGAGAACCTCTAAAAACTCACGAGGTTAACTGTAATGGAACTATTTACTTGTTAGAGGAAGCTAAGAAAAGAGGAGTTGATAGGTTCATCTTCTCATCGTCTGCAGCCGTTTATGGAAATAGGCCTGAACTCCCCAAAAGGGAAGACCATCCTGTAGAGCCTGTTACTCCGTACGGTGTTGATAAGTACGCATCGGAACGTTTTGTAGTTAACAGTTATTTTCTCTACGGTCTTAAAGCAACTGCACTGAGATTTTTCAACGTTTATGGAGAAAGGCAGGATTCCAGTTCTCCTTATTCGGGAGTTATTTCAATTTTTATTGATAGGTTCATTCGATTTAAAAATGGAGAGAATGTAACAGTTGATGTTTTTGGGGATGGAAGACAAACGAGGGATTTTGTTTATGTAAAGGATGTTGTTAGAGCTCTACTCCTATGTGAATCTTCCAACGAGGCCTTTGGAGAAGTTTTTAACGTAGGAACGGGAAGAGAGACATCCCTTTTAGACTTGATTAAAACGTTAAAGGAAATAACGGGGGTTTCTCCTCCTGTCATTTTCAAACCTCCAAGAAAGGGTGATATAAAAAGGTCGTATGCCGATATAACAAAACTTTCAAATTTGGGTTATAAACCTGGATATTCCCTGAATGAAGGACTTAAGAGAACCTATCTTTGGGAAGAAAAGAGGAGGGGATTGTGA
- the hisB gene encoding imidazoleglycerol-phosphate dehydratase HisB, with protein MRRAEVKRETKETQVELSINLDGSGRYSVETDIPFLTHMVELFSRHSSFDVELKAEGDVEVDHHHLIEDVGIVLGEGIRRALGEKRGINRYGFFTLPMDETLISSAVDLSGRPFFVYRGFPEFKTLMGIEFDLFREFWKSFTNSLMCNLHITCHYGLNLHHMAEGTFKCVARALKMAVSLTNNDSVPSTKGVL; from the coding sequence ATGAGAAGAGCAGAGGTTAAAAGGGAAACTAAGGAAACTCAAGTAGAGCTCTCCATAAACCTTGACGGAAGTGGAAGGTACAGTGTAGAAACGGACATCCCGTTTCTCACCCACATGGTGGAACTCTTTTCAAGACACTCCTCATTTGACGTTGAGCTGAAGGCAGAGGGAGATGTTGAGGTTGACCATCACCACCTCATAGAGGACGTTGGGATTGTTTTAGGGGAGGGGATAAGGAGGGCCCTTGGAGAAAAGAGAGGAATAAACAGGTACGGATTTTTCACCCTTCCCATGGACGAAACTCTAATCTCATCCGCCGTTGACCTTTCCGGAAGGCCTTTCTTTGTCTACAGGGGATTTCCAGAGTTTAAAACACTTATGGGAATAGAGTTTGACCTTTTCAGGGAGTTCTGGAAGTCCTTTACAAACTCACTAATGTGCAATCTTCACATCACCTGCCACTACGGATTAAACCTTCACCACATGGCTGAGGGAACGTTTAAGTGTGTGGCGAGAGCTCTCAAAATGGCAGTTTCCTTAACCAATAACGATAGTGTTCCATCTACAAAGGGAGTCTTGTAA
- the ruvX gene encoding Holliday junction resolvase RuvX — MKRAMALDVGFKKIGVALSDPLMLTSYPYRVIFRRSNRETFEELLGIIEEKGVSDVVVGIPINREGKRTRIGEKIEKFVDKFKNFLSERGVRVRFHLFDESYSTLEAEELLRNLGKKREAVDDVAAALILREWLEERRNEKEEER, encoded by the coding sequence ATGAAGAGAGCAATGGCCTTGGATGTGGGATTTAAGAAAATAGGTGTTGCCCTTTCAGACCCTTTGATGCTTACATCCTACCCCTACAGGGTTATTTTTAGGAGAAGTAACAGGGAAACTTTCGAGGAGCTCCTTGGCATTATTGAGGAAAAAGGGGTTTCCGACGTTGTTGTTGGAATTCCCATAAACAGGGAGGGAAAAAGGACGAGGATAGGGGAAAAGATTGAAAAGTTTGTAGATAAGTTTAAAAATTTCCTCAGTGAGAGAGGAGTTAGAGTAAGGTTTCACCTTTTTGACGAGTCATACTCTACACTGGAGGCTGAGGAGCTCTTGAGAAACTTGGGGAAAAAGAGAGAAGCAGTTGACGATGTGGCAGCTGCTTTAATACTAAGGGAGTGGCTTGAGGAGAGGAGGAATGAGAAAGAAGAGGAGCGTTAG
- the rimM gene encoding ribosome maturation factor RimM (Essential for efficient processing of 16S rRNA), producing MRKKRSVRAILERRKRRFFDHSNEVMIGKVVGVHGLKGDLKVRSESDVFERQIEKTPEVSLYRGTKKERLEVEYVKPYKEIFLVKFKGINDRSSAEERMGGEIYIGKDEQVPLEEGEFYYHQLIGLKVVDESGREIGKVKSIMEQPASHILEVETESNKEVLIPFIDQFVKEVDLKNGKIVVSLIEGMED from the coding sequence ATGAGAAAGAAGAGGAGCGTTAGGGCAATTTTAGAGAGGAGGAAGAGGCGTTTCTTTGACCACTCAAACGAGGTTATGATAGGTAAAGTAGTTGGTGTTCATGGGCTAAAAGGAGATTTAAAGGTAAGGTCGGAATCTGACGTTTTCGAGAGACAGATTGAGAAAACACCGGAAGTTTCACTCTATAGGGGAACGAAGAAGGAGAGATTGGAGGTTGAATACGTTAAACCCTACAAGGAGATTTTCCTCGTTAAGTTTAAGGGGATTAACGATAGGAGCTCTGCCGAGGAGAGGATGGGGGGAGAAATATACATAGGAAAGGATGAACAGGTTCCCTTAGAGGAGGGGGAGTTTTACTACCACCAGTTAATCGGTTTAAAGGTTGTTGATGAAAGTGGAAGGGAGATAGGGAAGGTTAAGTCGATAATGGAACAGCCTGCAAGCCATATCCTTGAGGTGGAAACTGAATCCAATAAGGAAGTCCTCATTCCCTTTATAGACCAGTTTGTTAAGGAGGTCGATTTAAAAAACGGGAAAATAGTCGTTTCCCTCATTGAGGGAATGGAGGATTAG
- a CDS encoding tetratricopeptide repeat protein, whose product MYWELVYSSIVDEELEKIYLEKAKLYLENHLRYFPYDERSLFLLGRIYHRNQSFNKALFYYQQSLDFGFPSERILPYMIECLFKLGRRDEILKLRREVSYRPLASDLKTNSMLRVWL is encoded by the coding sequence TTGTACTGGGAACTCGTTTATTCTTCAATAGTTGATGAGGAATTAGAAAAAATTTACTTAGAAAAGGCCAAACTCTATTTAGAAAATCACTTAAGGTACTTTCCCTACGATGAACGCTCCCTTTTTTTGTTAGGTAGGATATATCATAGAAATCAAAGCTTTAACAAAGCTCTTTTTTACTACCAACAGAGTTTGGATTTTGGATTTCCCTCAGAGAGAATTTTGCCGTACATGATTGAGTGCCTCTTTAAATTGGGAAGAAGGGATGAAATTTTAAAGCTTAGAAGGGAAGTCTCTTATAGACCTTTAGCTTCTGATTTAAAGACAAACTCTATGCTAAGGGTGTGGCTTTAA